A window of Trichoderma atroviride chromosome 3, complete sequence contains these coding sequences:
- a CDS encoding uncharacterized protein (antiSMASH:Cluster_3.5) yields the protein MSDMPTVSRELPKIMELSTPTRGSTLMSTLASSRPPLGAAHMGLIYVNPEGPDGNADALAAARDIRITFARMAMNDEETVALIAGGHTFGKTHGAGPSSHVGPEPAGAPLENQGLGWVSTFGSGKGADTITSGLEVTWTKTPTKWSNQFFEYLFKYEWELTKSPAGAKQWVAKNAEPFIPHAFDPNKKLLPTMLTTDLSLRVDPAYEKISRRFLENPDQFAEVFAKAWFKLTHRDMGPSTRYVGPEIPKEQFSWQDPIPAVNYTLINDSDVAALKKEVLASGVTPSKLISTAWASASTFRGSDKRGGANGARIRLAPQKDWEANNPAQLAEVLQALEKVQQKFNSSQSGGKKVSLADLIVLAGSAAIEKAAKDAGHDITVPFTPGRNDATQEQTDVESVGHLEPVADGFRNYGKSTQRVKLEHLLVDKAHLLTLSVPELTVLIGGLRVLNTNYDGSTHGVFTNQPGVLTNDFFVNLLDMGTVWKPNPSNGDLFEGSDRKSGAKKWTATRVDLVLGSHPELRAVAEVYGSSDSKQKFVKDFVAAWTKVANLDRFDLPRESLLRPTSRL from the exons ATGTCCGATATGCCCACGGTTTCGCGGGAGCTTCCAAAGATCATGGAGTTGTCGACTCCGACGAGAGGAAGCACACTGATGTCCACTCTCGCGAGCTCGAGGCCCCCCCTAGGAGCA GCACACATGGGACTTATCTACGTCAACCCAGAGGGCCCTGATGGCAACGCTGATGCTCTTGCGGCGGCCCGTGATATTCGCATCACCTTTGCCCGTATGGCGATGAACGATGAAGAGACGGTGGCTTTGATTGCCGGTGGCCACACCTTTGGCAAAACCCACGGCGCAGGCCCTTCAAGCCACGTAGGCCCTGAGCCTGCGGGCGCACCTCTTGAGAACCAGGGTCTTGGTTGGGTCAGCACTTTTGGCTCTGGAAAGGGCGCTGATACCATCACCAGTGGCCTCGAGGTGACCTGGACCAAGACGCCGACCAAGTGGAGCAACCAGTTCTTCGAATATCTCTTCAAGTACGAATGGGAGCTGACAAAGAGCCCTGCTGGAGCAAAGCAGTGGGTGGCAAAGAACGCCGAGCCGTTTATTCCGCACGCTTTCGATCCtaacaagaagctgctgcccacTATGCTGACCACAGACTTGTCGCTCCGTGTCGACCCGGCTTACGAGAAGATCTCTCGCCGCTTCTTGGAGAACCCCGATCAGTTCGCGGAAGTGTTTGCCAAGGCCTGGTTCAAGCTGACGCATCGTGACATGGGACCATCCACCCGCTACGTGGGCCCCGAGATCCCCAAGGAACAGTTCTCTTGGCAGGATCCTATCCCCGCCGTCAACTACACTCTGATCAACGACAGTGACGTCGCCGCTCTCAAGAAGGAAGTGTTGGCATCCGGGGTTACACCCTCCAAGCTGATCTCCACTGCCTGGGCATCTGCTTCAACTTTCCGTGGCAGCGACAAGCGAGGTGGTGCCAACGGTGCCCGCATTCGCCTGGCGCCACAGAAGGACTGGGAGGCCAACAACCCTGCCCAGCTGGCCGAGGTTCTGCAGGCATTGGAGAAGGTCCAGCAGAAGTTCAACAGCTCGCAGAGCGGTGGCAAGAAGGTATCCCTTGCCGACCTGATTGTCTTGGCGGGATCTGCGGCTATTGAGAAGGCCGCTAAGGACGCTGGACACGACATCACCGTTCCATTTACTCCTGGCCGCAATGATGCTACTCAGGAGCAGACTGATGTTGAGTCGGTTGGCCACCTCGAGCCTGTCGCTGATGGTTTCCGAAACTACGGCAAGTCCACGCAGAGAGTCAAGCTGGAGCACCTCTTGGTCGACAAGGCCCACCTCCTCACTCTCTCGGTGCCTGAACTGACAGTCCTCATTGGCGGTCTTCGTGTTCTAAACACAAACTACGACGGCTCAACTCACGGTGTCTTCACCAACCAGCCTGGTGTGCTTACCAACGACTTCTTCGTCAACCTCCTAGATATGGGAACTGTCTGGAAGCCCAACCCCTCCAACGGTGATCTCTTTGAGGGCAGCGACCGTAAGAGCGGTGCTAAGAAGTGGACTGCAACCCGCGTTGACTTGGTCCTCGGCTCTCACCCTGAACTGCGGGCTGTTGCGGAAGTGTACGGCAGCTCCGATTCCAAGCAGAAGTTTGTAAAAGACTTTGTGGCTGCTTGGACAAAGGTTGCGAACCTGGATCGCTTTGATCTTCCGAGGGAATCTCTCTTGAGGCCAACTAGCCGCTTGTAA